One Capra hircus breed San Clemente chromosome 3, ASM170441v1, whole genome shotgun sequence genomic window, cagctttagcatcagtctttccaatgaatattcagtactgatttccttgaggatggactggtttgatctccatgcagtccaagggactctcaagagtcttcaacaccacagttcaaaagcatcgattcttcagcgctccactttctttatagtccaattctcacatccatacatgactactggaaaaaccatagctttgactagatggacctttgttggtaaagtctctgctttttcatatgctgtctaggttggtcatagcttttcttccaaggagcaagcatcttttaatttcatggctgcagtcaccatctgcagtgattttggagctcaagaaaataaagtctctcactgtttccattgtttccccatctatttgccataaagagatgagaccggatgccatgatcttagttttctgaatgttgaactttaagccaactttttccactctcctccttcactttcatcaataggctctttagttcttttttgctttttgccatatggacagtgtcatctgcatatctgaggttattgatatttctcccagcaatcttgattccagcttgtgcttcattcagcctggcattttgcatgatatactctgcatataagttaaataagcagggtgacaatatacagccttgatgtattccttccccaatttggaaccagtctgttgttccatgtccaattctaactgttgctttttgacctgcatatagatttctcaggaggcaggtaaggtggtctggtattcccatctcttttagaattttccacagtttgttgtaatccacaaatcaaaggctttggcatagtcaataaagcaaaagtagatgtttttctggaactctcttgctttttcaatgatccaacagatgttagcaatttgatctttggttcctctgccttttctaaatccagcttgaacgtctggaagttcacagttcacatactgttgaagcctggcttggagaattttgagcattactttgctagcatgtgagatgagtgcgattgtgcggtagtttgaacatcttttggaaagtttgttttctatgtctatgaatctGTTACtcctttgtaaataagttagtttgtgtcattttaaaaaaatatttcacgtAAGAGTGATATctatgttatttgtctttgtcttactTACTTCAGTTAATATGATACAgtcagggaaaggagagagataaattagtagtttgggattaacatatgcacactactatatatagaatAGGTAAACAACAAGAACTTACtattagcacaggaaactctattcaatatcttataataatggaaaagaaactgaaaaataaaaaaaatatatatatcataactgaatcagtttcCGGTACATGTAAAACTAAAACaatgttgtaaattaactatacatcaataaaaaataagtgacCTTCATTAACATTAACCCAGTTGTGGCAGTAAGGGCTTGTAAGATACCGTTATGGTTCTGAATTATTTTCAGGAGTTGAGGATGAGAGACCAAATATTATATATCAAAAAATGTTCTGATTGTTCTTATTGCTCAGTGAATTCCCAAGAGTTTTGGGAGCTGTGAGCCAGGAACTATGGACAAAGACTAAATGTTTTGGAGAAATATATTTTAGTCATCATAATATGTTTCTTATAAATCACAGTTTCacaggttgtttccagtttgtggcTATCAAATCCCAAAGAACAGCACTAAATGCTATGGAAATTCAAAGATTTTCAGCTGGATTGATAAAGGAGGTAACATTTCAACGGACACATTCAAATGAGTGTAGTCCTTTTGGGCAGCTAACCCTTGATTATGAGGCCTGGAAAACACTCAAATCCATGTTAATAAGCATGGATTCCATTTACCGAGCACTGGTTGTATATCAGTCTCTGTGATAAGATGATTTGATCTTTACTTCTACCCTGTGAGGTATaagtattatcccattttacatagGAATAAATTGTGACTAGAAATGTTAAGCAGGTTTCCAAATCTCACATACCTGTTTGGTGGTATATGTGAGAGTTGAAATCAAATTTGACTTCAAAGTCTGTGTAGTAAATCATCACACTtctttataattcatttttattgtaatatagttactttaaaatgttgtattagtttctactgtacagcaagatGAATGAGCTATacctgtatatatatgtgtgttaatatatagCCTCtaatttttggatttccttcccatttaggtcaccacaaggCTCTGAGTAGAGTTATCCAaagtatacagtaggttctcattagtggtctattttatacatagtattaatagtgtatatatattaaaaaataaatttaaaaaaagcaaaaaaacagtGTTGACATgttagtcccaatctcccaattcatcccaccctcagcTTTCCCCTCTTGGTGCCCATATGTTTGCcccctacatctgtgtctctgtttctgctttgcaaataagatggtctataccatttttctagattccacatatatgcattcatatatttgtttttctgacttacttcattctgtttgacagtctctaggtccatccatgtctctacaaatgacctggttttattcctttttgtggctgagtaatattctgttgtatatatgtactacaaccTTTTTATTCATTCcgctgttaatggacatttaggttgctaccATGTTCTGACTATTGTAATACTGcagcagtgaacattggggtacatgtgtcttttggaattatgatttttttctgggtatatgcctgtagcgggattgctgggttatatggcagttctgttttagtttttaaaggaatcgcTGTActccctaacaccacacacaaaaataagcgcaaaatagattaaaggcctaaatataagaaaaaaagtgaaagttgctcattcttgtctaactctttgcgaccccatggactgtagtccatgaaattctccaggccagaatgctagagtgggtagcctttcccttctccaggggatcttcccaactcagggatcaaacccaggtctcctgcattgcaggctgattctttaccagctgagccccaagggaagccctgaatgtGAGACCAGATAATATAAAACCCTTAGGCTTATTTACAGCCTAAATGAACTATCCCTTAATATCACCTGATTTCTGGGCATCTTGATACTGCAAGGACAGTGTAATGGATTATAAAAGCAATCCATGAACTAGAAAAGTCATAGTTATATTGGGAGAAAAGCAATAAATTGACATTCTGCTTTATATATCAGTCTTATGTGCAGCTTTTAAATAGGAGTCCCTCTATATAACCGCattaattctgaaagaaaattaaaaaatgtgtatCTGGATCTCTAGAATTGAGGACCAGACTTTGAATATTGATGTCCTCTACTGAAAaatgaaattctattttttaaaaattcaagctcTCATTGCtaatctcttttcatttcttcattggaTATTTGTTGGTCAGTTTTATCTCTGACCAACAATGTAAgactgacattctctggaaaatagTTATTGCTTAGTAATGGTTGTATCTCCCACAGCACCTAGAACAGAAAACACCATATATGTTTCTTTGGTAGAAGAATGAGGCATAGGTATGCTCCCTCCACTTTCATGTAGAGAAGTTCATAGACCAAATGTAGACTGTGTGTGCATCTCAGGGTATTTAAGAAACTGGTGGATCAAGTCACTGACCTCCCCAGATGATTGACCAGATTATCCTTTATCCCCCAGATGCCTGCTTTGTGTCACTGTAATTCACCCTCCTCCAAGAATGGCTTTACTACTTATTTCTAGAGTGCCTAATTAAATGTTAAGCACCCTGGCTTGCTGAACTGAAGCAAAAGTGAATGTCCAAGATGACCTAATTGGTACCTCAATTCAGAGACTAAAAGAGCAAGAAGTCTGGGGAAACTTTCCAAAGAAGAGTCACAGCTAAAACTCAGTGATGCTGGAGACCCTTGAACCCTGGACATTCGTGTCCTCTGATCTCTGGTGCCACTTTGCAGAGTCAGGCCACTCacatcttctcttcttccttctactTTTTAGGGCAAGAATATCTCAAGCATGGGCATGAGTAGCTTGAAACTGCTGAAGTATGTCCtgtttttcttcaatttgatCTTTTGGGTAAGTGTGTATTTTCTGAGCATGGTTAAGCTCACCTCTTCCTAGCTACACTCtaattctctctcctctcctgaaGAGCCTGATGTGGAGTGCAAATCATGCATGCAAAGGTCATGTGAAGTACACCCAGCCTAAGAAGCAGGAAATGAtaattttctccccttttcccaTCCTGCCATAAGAAAAGCCTGCAAAATTGAAAGACACCAGTGTGATTGATGAGGCTATTTCTCTGGGAGCTTTAGGCTATTACTGCTCACTGCTGACATCTATGGGTGAGAAACCAAAGATTCTACACTCCCTGTATTgaatgcttctttttttcttgctccCCTGACCCCAACCCTCCTGAATCCTTGGAAAAAATAGCTGGCCAAAAAGGAAGTCCCCTTTTCTGGGGAGATTTCACTatattaaggcttccctggtgatgcagacagtgaagaatctgcctgcaatgcgggagaccaggcttcaatccctgtgtcgtgaagaccccctggagaagggaatgacaacccactccagtattcttgtctggagaattctgtggatagatagaggagcctgggggaggtgggggagcagtatataatccatggggtcacaaaaagctggacaggactgagaggctaacactttcactttcactatatcaAATTTAGCAATTGAATTTCAGTCATAGGATGAGTTGTTACTCATGTTTCTATGAGAAGATTCTTAAAAGTTTGGCCTCTCTAGTTTTCTGCCAAGAAAGATGAACTTCTCAACCAGTGTATTCCCTTTACAAAGCGAAGACCACATATAAGCAGTTGAGCCAGTAAGGAGCAGGGATCTGAATCATGAAGATCTAGAAAAAGGAGTAGGAATCTGAATCATGAAAATACTGTGTTATCCATAGGaatgatctttttgttatctgatAGGAATAGGATGAGGTATGCGTGGGACATCACAGGAGATGATACCTTTGATTTAGGCACTTGGAGAAAtctaggtaaagaatctgttggcTAGAGCCAATGGGGAAAAATGATTCTAATGTCAAGTAAGGGGATATGAGGAGATATTTAAGAACACCCTTGCATTTCAGAATGTTATGTGATTCTTCTTTTCAGTTCTGTGGCTGCTGCATTTTGGGCCTTGGGATCTACCTCCTGATCCACAGCAAGTTTGGAGTACTCTTCCATAACCTCCCTTCTCTCACGCTGGGCAATGTGCTTGTCATTGTGGGTTCCGTCATCATGGTGGTTGCCTTCCTGGGCTGCATGGGATCCATCAAGGAGAATAAGTGCCTGCTTATGTCGGTGAGTGACTCACAGCTGATGTGCCCCCACTTAGGGGGAGGTGGGCATGATGCCTTAAACCACAGGCAAGACGTTTTCTGGTACCTCATCTATTAGTGCAAAGAAATTGTTGGAACATGAAGTTGGCACCTCAGCTCAGTCCAGTGTGTCTAGGCCCATAGTATTTTGTTTCTGAGAGGGACAAATAAGAGAAGATATCACTGTCCTCCTTAGTATCCATTTTACACTGTTAATGATGACCCTTATCAATATAATTTGCATTCatagctttttatttattctttatatatgGTTGAAATCAAGCGTCATCCATCTACCCAAATCTTCCTCACATTAGTATATATTTCCAGGATCTGACTCAGAGTCACTAACTAGCTGGTGGAAAATCTAGTCTCTAGATTCTTCTGAGTATTGTGACcctcctaagatggcagaggatatGTATGTATCTCAGACCAGCTAGTGAGTGGCCCAGCTGGGTGAGAGCCTAGGCTGAGGCCATTGAAGTCTAACGTGAGTGATACTAGAGCTTTTCACTTTCTCCCTGTCAGCTAACTAGGCTCAGGAGCACCTTTAGACTTGGGCTTTGCCTATAAGCTCTATGAAAGAAGAGTTTCTCATTTCTCTGGTGTGCCCACACAGAGCTCGATAGTAAAGCACCACTCTATCcataaattggagaaggcaatggtaccccactccaatactcttgcctggaaaatcccatggatggaggagcctggtaggctgtagtccatggagttgctaagagtcaggcacgactgagcgacttcactttcacttttcactttcatgcattggagaaggaaatggcaacccactccagtattcttgcctggagaatcccagggacaggggagcctagtgggctgccgtctacggggtcgcacagagttgggcacgactgaagcgacttagcagcagcagcagcagcagggtgtcacttggagaaggcaatggcaacccactccatcactcttgcctggagaataccatggatggaggagcctggtgggctgcagtccatggggtcgcacagtcggactcgactgagtgacttcactttcacttttcactttcacgcattggagaaggaaatggcaacccactccagtgttcttgcctggagaatcccagggatggtggaacctggtgggctgccgtctgtggggtcacacacagttggacactactgaagcgacttagcagtagcagctatcCATAAATATAGGTTCCCAatcacttttcttcttcctcaagtCATGTGGTTAATCTTCTTTCCTTTACCTGTTAAACTGAAGCCAAAAGATAGAATAAGAAAGTCCTTGTTCTCAGATAGTTCCCAGACTATTAGCAAAAGATGGAAGATAATAGACTTGGGAAAAAGGTTTTAAATAATCAAAGTTTGTGTTGGGGTAAAACaatgaaaggaaattaaaaagtgaaaatgtgtttgctgttaagtgtgattagcacAAACATCTAAAATTGGAGTTGAATAAGAGTGAAGATCATGATTAGAGCACCTCTTCTTCCTGTCTGTACAGGGCTCCTCTCAGCCTCTATTATCACCTTCCTCCACCCCAAAATAGCCTCTGCTTGCAGAAAGAACCAGGCCCCAAACTCTGAAGACACATGATTTAGTTTACAAGTCTTCTGCTCAACTGTTTCAGTTAGCTAATGTCAAAACTGCTTCACTGATTCAACAAATGGTAATCCATATTCACTATGGAACTCAATAGGTGCAatgggaagaagagggaaaagcTGGAAGATAGCTGATCTGCCCTCTAGAGTCTTGAAGTCTGGTTGTAGGAAAAGAACAGATATTCCTCACAAAACATGAAAAAACCTATGAAAGCTCGAGTAGGTGGGAACTTCTGCCCACGTACAGAGATCTGCCTTTGTGCTCCCAGGGTAGAGTGGGAGTGGGGGAGTAGCTGGGCTCAGTGCTGTGAGCATCTCTTTGCTTTGCCCCAGTTCTTTATCCTGCTGCTGATTATCCTCCTTGCTGAGGTGACCTTGGCCATCCTGCTCTTTGTGTACGAACAGAAGGTAAGTTACAGAAAACACAATTCATTGTTGGATTGCTAAgagtggggggggggcggcgtgTGGGGAGGAGAAGTTGGCACAAGTAAGTCCTATGATAGAGCTAGAGTCAAAGTGGAAGGATAATGGGAAAAGAGATTGATTGtaattggggagaaaaaaaattatgaaggtGATTGTGTTTGAGTGGTGCTTTGAAGGATGAATGGGAAGAACAGTAAAAATCAAGTTTATCTTCCCcctatttacctatttatttttctccatatatcTGGCAGTGAAGAATATATGTCTCAGTGCCTAAGAGAACCCATGTTTGGTTTGCCCCTTTGCATCCTTTGTAGACCCAGGGTTTTGGAAGGTCAAGAAAATGCTGTGTGTTTCTTCCTTCATTGCCATTCCATCCTCAGCATTTCTTCCTATATATAAGCTCCCTCCCCTGACTTAGTTCTGGAGAGATCACTTGGAAGGGAGGAGCAAATGGAACCATTTTATTAACCTGCATTAGAAATTCCCTGTTCCTTGAACTCACCTGCTTTTTACAACGCCTCCTCTGCTGGAATGTGCCCCATGCAGCTGAAGGAATACGTGGCTGAGGGTTTGACCAACAGCATCCAGCGATACAACTCAGACAACAGCACCAAGGCAGCATGGGACTCCATCCAGTCATTTGTGAGTACAAAATCCTCCTTAACTCAGCCCAGATGTGATTTTCCAGCCTCAGTCCCTGGGCACTGGAAGGGTCTCTCTTTCATGAAGGCTTCAGAATCTGAGGTCCACAGCCCCTAGGTTCAGAATAACGCTGGTTGTCAGAAACAGGAGAGCATGAGAGCCTGGTTGGGACAAAGCTGTCTATTAATACATTCTCTCTTTTACTCTTTACCCACTCAGGCTCATTGTTTCAGCCCTAGTAAGATGTAAGAAAGACCCAAACGTGTCATACTGGATTAGTGTatgtattttccaatttttttctgaaaagagaaaTTGTTTATTATAGGAAATTTGTTTTGAATTCCTGAGTAGCCCAACTCATTCTTTTTACCTAGTTCACCAGAACCCCATTTCTCATGCCCCTCCCCACCACAAACATATGTTTTAACTCAGCATTCCTCCCTTGGTGTGCTGGGGTCGGGGAGCCAGTCTGACAGTGGCCTAGTCTGTGTCTGAGACAATACCATTATGACCACTTGGAGCCGCCTGTGGCCCTGCCATGCCTGCTTAGTGTGGGGTAAAAGAAGTAGCGCAGGAATTAAAGTCCAGAGACCAGGATTGGGTGGCCTTGGGAAAGTCAGTTAACTTTCTGGATCcctattcttctttcttttaaaaatccagtttataaaccttttattATAGAATTTCTAGGCTGATATAAAAGAAAAGTGAGTAACAGCAAAATGAATCTCTGGGTACATATCACCCAGCTTTAACAGTTAACATTTTGCCAATATTGTTTCAGCTAATCCTCTAGGCATTTTTTGCTAgaactttttaaagcaaataatagATATTAtatcatttcaaaattaaatataaaaataataactttgttttaaaaaaccatttgtgtgtgtgtgtgtgtgtgtgtgtgtgtgtatgtttaagcTCTGAGAAACTATAAAGTGATGCAAAAGCACCTAGGTGATTCCATATAGGGAAAGAGTAACTTTGGCACTCTAGTCAAAGTAATCAAAATcgattttttttcaagaaagtgAGAATTTGGAACTGTGTTAAATAAGACAGAACATTTTGTTATCTTAAACTCACATTTCtccttgcattttaaaaatgttttcccttttctctggctTAATAAAGGTTACATAGCATTTAAGTACACATTTAGCAAATGGAATTTAACAAACATATgtatatccattttaaaaataatataatcaaaagTAAGCTCTTTCCTGATCATTTTTGGTCAAAAGACAAATTTCCAATAGTGACTCAAATTTTTGAAACCATAAATAATGGTAAAGATTTAATTCTTACCTAATGAGATTTGTGGCTTAGTTAGCGGCTTTATTtgcatgcatgtacacccatggtggattcatgtcaatgtatggcaaaccaatacaatattgtaaagtaaaaaaaaaaaaataataacttaattaattaattaaaaaataaaaaacagttttttaagagcagtcttgttgttgttcagttgctcagtcatgtctgactcttttcaaccccatggactgcagcatgccaggcctccctgtccttcaacatctcctggagcctgctcaaactcatgtccattgtccaAGAGCAGTCTTAGGTTTACAACAAATCTTAAAGGGAGGTACAGAGATATCCCATATACTCCCACACTT contains:
- the CD53 gene encoding leukocyte surface antigen CD53; the encoded protein is MGMSSLKLLKYVLFFFNLIFWFCGCCILGLGIYLLIHSKFGVLFHNLPSLTLGNVLVIVGSVIMVVAFLGCMGSIKENKCLLMSFFILLLIILLAEVTLAILLFVYEQKLKEYVAEGLTNSIQRYNSDNSTKAAWDSIQSFLQCCGVNGTSDWTSGVPASCPKGSTVKGCYIQAKQWFHSNFLYIGITTICVCVIQVLGMSFALTLNCQIDKTSQALGL